In Elephas maximus indicus isolate mEleMax1 chromosome 4, mEleMax1 primary haplotype, whole genome shotgun sequence, a genomic segment contains:
- the RASSF8 gene encoding ras association domain-containing protein 8: protein MELKVWVDGVQRIVCGVTEVTTCQEVVIALAQAIGRTGRYTLIEKWRDTERHLAPHENPIISLNKWGQYASDVQLILRRTGPSLSERPTSDSVARIPERTLYRQSLPPLAKLRPQNDKSIKRREPKRKSLTFTGGAKGLMDIFGKSKETEFKQKVLNNCKTTADELKKLIRLQTEKLQSIEKQLESNEVEIRFWEQKYNSSLEEEIVRLEQKIKRNDVEIEEEEFWENELQIEQENEKQLKDQLQEIRQKITECESKLKDYLAQIQTMENGLEAEKLQWEVQEAQVNEEEVKGKIGKVKGEIDIQGQQSLRLENGIKAVERSLGQATKRLQDKEQELEQLTKELRQVNLQQFIQQTGTKVTVLPAEPIEVEASHADMEREAPFQSGSLKRPGSSRQLPSNLRILQNPISSGFNPEGIYV, encoded by the exons ATGGAACTTAAAGTATGGGTGGATGGAGTTCAGAggattgtgtgtggggtcactgaAGTCACAACTTGCCAGGAGGTTGTAATCGCCTTAGCTCAAGCCATAG GCCGAACTGGAAGGTATACTCTTATAGAAAAATGGAGAGATACTGAAAGACACTTAGCACCTCATGAAAATCCTATCATATCCTTAAACAAATGGGGGCAGTATGCCAGTGATGTACAGCTAATTTTACGTCGAACAGGGCCATCTCTCAGTGAGCGACCCACTTCAGATAGTGTGGCCCGAATTCCTGAAAGAACTTTATACAGGCAGAGTTTGCCTCCCTTAGCTAAACTGAGGCCTCAGAATGACAAATCAATCAAAAGGAGAGAGCCCAAAAGGAAATCATTAACATTTACAGGAGGTGCCAAAGGGTTAATGGACATTTTTGGGAAAAGTAAAGAAACTGAATTCAAGCAGAAGGTGCTGAATAACTGCAAAACAACAGCAGATGAGTTAAAGAAGCTGATCCGTTTACAGACAGAGAAGCTTCAATCCATTGAAAAACAGCTGGAATCAAATGAAGTAGAAATACGATTTTGGGAGCAAAAATATAATTCTAGCCTTGAAGAGGAAATTGTCCGCCTAGAACAGAAGATCAAAAGAAATGATGTAGAAATTGAGGAGGAAGAATTTTGGGAAAATGAATTACAGATTgaacaggaaaatgaaaaacagctTAAGGATCAACTTCAAGAAATAAGACAGAAGATAACAGAATGTGAGAGCAAATTAAAGGACTATTTGGCTCAGATCCAGACAATGGAAAATGGTCTTGAAGCAGAAAAATTGCAGTGGGAGGTTCAGGAGGCACAAGTGAATGAAGAAGAGGTTAAAGGGAAGATTGGTAAGGTCAAAGGGGAAATTGACATTCAGGGCCAGCAGAGCCTGAGACTGGAAAATGGGATTAAAGCTGTGGAAAGATCTCTTGGACAAGCCACCAAACGATTACAG GACAAAGAACAAGAACTGGAGCAGCTGACTAAAGAGCTGCGGCAAGTCAACCTTCAGCAGTTTATCCAGCAGACAGGGACAAAAGTTACCGTTTTGCCAGCCGAGCCCATTGAAGTAGAGGCCTCCCATGCAGACATGGAAAGGG AGGCACCATTCCAGTCTGGGTCCCTGAAGCGACCTGGCTCATCTCGGCAGCTCCCCAGTAATCTTCGTATTCTACAGAATCCTATTTCATCTGGTTTCAATCCTGAAGGCATATATGTATAA